A window of the Scophthalmus maximus strain ysfricsl-2021 chromosome 8, ASM2237912v1, whole genome shotgun sequence genome harbors these coding sequences:
- the hand2 gene encoding heart- and neural crest derivatives-expressed protein 2, with protein MSLVSGFPHHPVMHHHDSHHYSLHASTAGRCHEDTGAPPYFTSWLISHADMSPTEYSLAPGYSPEYHGNGGGSSGALDPHHHHHYGHGGLVPGAGAISVNGATVGMHHHDHAHPRTVKRRPTANRKERRRTQSINSAFAELRECIPNVPADTKLSKIKTLRLATSYISYLMDILDKDGQHGDTQAFKADLKKTEAREERTKREAVDVPKTTSSSSSSSSSTSTSLSSSSAGDKKSKGRTGWPQHVWALELKQ; from the exons ATGAGTCTCGTCTCGGGCTTCCCTCACCACCCGGTCATGCACCACCACGACAGCCACCACTACTCCTTGCATGCGTCGACCGCCGGTCGGTGTCACGAGGACACCGGGGCTCCCCCGTACTTCACCAGCTGGCTGATAAGCCACGCGGACATGTCGCCCACCGAGTACAGCCTGGCGCCCGGCTACAGCCCGGAGTACCACGGCAACGGCGGCGGGTCCAGCGGCGCACTGGACCcgcaccatcaccaccactacGGACACGGTGGCCTGGTTCCAGGGGCCGGCGCCATCTCGGTGAACGGAGCTACGGTGGGCATGCATCACCACGACCACGCGCACCCGCGCACCGTGAAGCGGAGACCCACGGCCAACCGCAAAGAGCGGCGGCGGACGCAGAGCATCAACTCGGCCTTCGCGGAGCTGAGGGAGTGTATCCCCAACGTCCCGGCCGACACCAAGCTGTCCAAGATCAAGACCCTGCGGCTGGCCACCAGCTACATCTCCTACCTGATGGACATCCTGGACAAGGACGGACAGCACGGGGACACGCAGGCGTTCAAGGCCGATCTGAAGAAGACGGAGGCGCGCGAGGAGCGCACGAAGAGAGAGGCG GTGGACGTCCCCAAGACAACCTCgtcatcgtcttcatcgtcgtcgtcaACGTCCACGTCGTTGTCATCTTCGTCGGCGGGCGATAAGAAGAGCAAGGGGCGGACAGGGTGGCCTCAACATGTCTGGGCCCTGGAACTCAAACAGTAG